A region of the Chelmon rostratus isolate fCheRos1 chromosome 1, fCheRos1.pri, whole genome shotgun sequence genome:
CAGGTGTGAAAGTTGAAATGAcatgttgctgtctgtgtttgcagtgtaaCAGAAGTAGCAGTGGTTGGTCCCCCTGAACTCTACAGGGTTGGGTTCAATACAGTCGGCCCCCTAGCAATGATGACCATGGCCTGGATCCGCGCTGAAAACCAACTGGCCAGCCTTTTGCCCATCTGCTTTGCTGTGAATACCAACAAGTAGGTTGTTCTGTGAACTGAATGACACTAATGCTGTCAGACAtgcccccccacacccccaTCAAACCTGTAAGCAGTGGTGTACTAAGCTGAACTGAGTAGCCTATTCTGATTATGTCTTGTTACTGTCAGTTATACTGATTTGGTTTTAAGGtacaaaagaaaactgaaaaaaggcaCTTTTTAAATTGCCTCAGTATCCAAAAGTATGTAGCGACTGCATACGTACATTACAGCGTATTGTTGACgtgcacatttattttgaactCTTGAACAGAGTGCTTTATATTTGTGGTCTGATTTGCACGTCTTGTCTTTCCAGTTTGCAGTCAGAGCCCAGATGTGTGTGGCTGTACCAAAGTAAGACATTCAGCTTCATCAACATCATATGAATGGTCTTTATACTTTGCTGCAGCACACAATACACTGCTCCAAACCTCAGAAAATACTGACTATTAACTATTGAAATATGCCTTCTTAATCTTTTCAGGAGAAATGAAGACGCTACCTGCTGGAACAGGTTGAGAAAATATTACACTTTCAAGACTCAAATTTCGAGTGTGCTACAATGTGATCATGTCCGGGTATAAGAATTTAGTAATAATctctgaacctgctgctgctgtctgcctgcagaGCTGACGTGTAATGATACAGAGATGACTCTGGTGCTCCCTGTCGCCTCCCTGATTGACATTGACCTGGCTgaactgcagctcaacagcccCACCTGTCCCATCAACTACAACGACACATACCTGACTGCACACATCTCCTTGAACGGCTGCGGCACCAAGACTGTGGTAAGACTGTGGTGCTCCGCCTTTCTGCCATTCTGactttcttattttctttcttagACTTAAAATATTTTGAACCCCTCCTGACATGCACAGTTTTTCAAAGGCAAAAAATATCTTTCTACACACATTAGACTGCctaacagttattttaatcatcaattaaactgaacattcattgattaattgatgaatgTTGATAAAGATAGTGAATTGCACTCACAATTATATCTTAAGTTTACTTTCACATGTTTATATACTACTGAATATGACAATAGAAAGGTAAAGAAAAGAATCTTTGAATTACTCGCTGTTTTTGTCCCAAAATGGAAATTACTGAATAAAGCATTATTAGTTTAATGGTATGGCGCTCATATCTTCCTGCCTCCATCCGTTTGTGAAGTAAAGGATCACAGCAGTACTTAAAAGCAAATGTAGCACGCCCTGAAAATCTTGTCTTGTTGCCCTCAAGTGGTTTGACTTCAACTTGTAcaggtgtggttacaggtgtaACAGAGCACTTCTGACCACACCCAAGGTGAAACAGTCCGGAAACTTTCAACCAGAAAGTGcgctaaaatgcattttttcaatctggttttaaatcatttattaaattCAAAAATACTTTGCAGTGACAGATTATTCAGCTGAATGTGAATTACAGCTCTAcacgtcctctctctctgcctttttccagCATGCTGGTTCAGAGCTTGTTTACACCAACACCTTGCAAACTGTGCATACCTCCATTATAAGGCGCGTGCCGtccctcaccctccctctgGCTTGCCGTATCCCTGGAGCCCAGGTCAAGGGACCGCAGTACCAGATCAGCATACCCACAGAGAAGGAGACCTTCGGCAATGTTGATTTTTGGATAGAAGTTCATCTTCCAGGAGAAGGGCCTTTGTCAAAATTCACAAAATTCCCAAAGTTCCGCACCCTCCCGGTTTCACCAGGGCGATTGCGTCGAGAAGCGAAATTAGCGAAATCAGAAAGCAGCGACACCTCCATCAACACCAGGGATGAGGTGGGGTCCAGGCTCGAAAACCTGGATCTCCATTTAATGTCCAACTGCAGCATCGATCGAGCTGAGTTGCTGGTGAGCAATTGTATTGAGTCTGAGACGGAGGACTTCGCAGAGTCCCACCCCATTCTGGACCAAGGGTCAGTGACAATCGACTTCCTGTAATAGTTTGACGCTACCCTCTTGAAGAGGGCAGATACTGTACAGAACAGCCTGAAAGAAATATTGACTTTGTTTTGGTCACCTCTGAATTTGAAGGATacttattaaaaaaataaaatggttctctcacttgttttctttcaggtgTACAGCTTCCAACGACACATTAGAGATTATTACAACAGAAAGCACTTCGAAGATTTACCGCCTTGATTTGAGCAACGTACAGACCCAAGGATCGACGGTCTGTACTctcatgccacacacacacaatgcacctGTGCTGATCTCCTCTTCTGGACGTTGTTTTAAAGCTTCAAAGACGTCTGAATTTTACATACTGTGCTTGCCCTCAGACTTTGTGGTGAAAAGTTCTAGTTGAAGGTTTGAGTGCAGACCTCTTGTAGGTGACTAAGTTAAACCATCTGAAACAGATGGACTGAGGGTCTATAACTCCTTTTTTTCGTTGTAGATTTTTAGCTACGCTAGCGATGTTGCTCTTTGAACGGCAAGTCTGTTAGATGGTTCACCTCTTTTTGTCACACTGAAATACCTTAAAAACGTTCAAATGAATTGCCCACATTTTGTACAGGAGGTGAAGCCGACTGACAATTACAATCCCATGACTTTCCCTCTACCGCCAGcgtgaggttgacatttgtggtatTGAGTCAAATGTCTCAAACACTATTGGATAGatttggtacacacattcatgttcaccACATTATGAATTACAATAGCTTTGTTGACTCCTTGAGTTCGCCTCTGGTGCCATCATCAGTTAAAAATATCAGTTTGTTCAATTTATTGGTTAAAATGACTGATATccccctcagcctcagctgtacaaTGTGTTTATCATTAATTAGTTAATGTTAGCTTGCTTTAACCTACTAAACTAAACATGGCAACCATGGTTAATattatcagcatgttagctttgtcattgtgagcatgttagctttgtcattgtgagcatgttagcattagtaCAGCCTGgtgcagccacagacacagtGCCAAAATGTGTGTACAGCATTCAGTCAATTCAGTGATTCGAGTTTAGAAGTTACTGTGTGTTATaaagttttgaaatgtttctgagCTGCTGATTTATATccatgtattttgtgtttttcagatgtaTATCCGCTGCACAGTCAATCTGTGCATCAGCACCTTACCCTCTCAGGAATGTCCTGATCTGTGTACCCGCAGCCTTAATCAGAGATCAGTGGTTAGCAGTCTGTTCACCAAGAGTTACACCATCAGCTCAGGACCCGTTAGCCTTGTGGTCACAACTCCTGCACCAAAAGCAACTGTCACTCCTACACCAGCTACCACCGTTGCTCAGACCACTGATCGTGGTAAGATGTTGCCCTCTAAACAagcctccttctctttgtttttcatttgggATAATTCATGACATCAAATATCAATCCGCTGACTTGTGAATTCCATTATTTGCAACTGAAGTGTGTAACGTATATCTGCAGGAAAAACCTTTTTTAAATCTTTGGATTTTCTGTGAACGTCGTTTTATTTTGGAGGAAAATACTGAGCACTGGCTCATATGAAGCTGTTTGATATTCATCACCAGCTGATGTGGCAATCAAGATCACTGCTTTGGGCCCTACAGCTACTAGGGGGCCTCAAAAttagcaaattaaaaatgtggatTTCAGGGACCATAATACGGACTCATCTGAGCTGTTGCATAATTTACATATTGATTCAAGTTACTTGAACTGTCTTCAAAAATGAAACATCTCTGACTTTTTGAAATGtacaatgcacacacagttaacTGTAAATGCCACTCTTTaacctttttctcctctcttgcAGCTCCAGAACAGGCTTCAGCCATGGCCGCAGGAGTGATTTTGGCAACTATCAGCATACTTCTTCAAAACGTCTTCCTTCACTGAACATGCTGCTGGGTGATGTTCTGTTTGAATATGGAACACTACGTTTCACCTGCCATGTTGCTTTCTGGCTCACATTGGCTGTTGCTACTATATATACTAacacctgttttgtttgtttttaaagccctgaCGAAGACCTACTGTGGTCCAAGCATGTTGGCTATTTTAATGATTTAGCCACTAAAATAAAGGCTTTTTGATATTTCTTTCCTCATTTGTTATATTTCCTTACATTTGGAGTGGCTGGATTGCCTTCTTGTTTGACCTACATTTGCCCGTTTGGGACATTTGAAGACCTTTctggtcacttcctgtcagctttCTATTGATTTTagcaaataaatgcacaaattccttaaaaatatataattaatataataCAATAGAGGACTACTTTGCTTACACcattattttataatattttgtgTATCTGACTAATTTGGAAATTGGATGTCAAAAAACTACTGAGCAGTGGATAACAAATAATAACAGATACACCATTTTCTCCTTGTGAGCTCTTATTGCCTTTTGCTGTTCACTGCAGGTGTGGATAAAAATGTAGGTGTATCTGAAAATCTACAAACATTTAAGGTAACTCAAACATTTAATCAGGcactttgacctctgaccttaaGATCCAGTTTGTGCATTTTGTCTTCGACCTAAAAATCTGTTTTAGGCAGTAAAACTGTACTTATGGTTGTGTGATGTGCACCCATCTTTACCTTAAATGCAAAAATTTATTTTTCTATCTATTTTGGCATAACATGAATATATTATTAAACGACTTCAAACtgagttttatgttttattgatcagcatgaatctgtttttcagcatctaTTTAATTCCTAAGTAATTTTCTTTATGTatatatgaatatttaaaacTGCCAGAGCTGAAGAatagaaacagtgaaaaaaatgaagtgatAGTTAGAGATAAAACATTACACCAATGAAACCTGGTTGTTTCTACTGAGAAGCTGGAAAGTAAATGTATGACTCCCTGGAGCAGCCGTCAGAGTTGTCAATAGACGCTGCATCTTGTCACGTTTTTCCAAAGACTAACAGACTCTAATACCAAGCTCAGATAGAGTAGAGGGGAGACGGGAGTACAATAACTGTTTTAATGAAAGTTAAGGTTCCATATCCGAGTcccagggagagcagacagacgggGTCCAAACAAGGTCCACAGGAGGAGGTTTGGGTGGTCTGAGATTTCCACTGACAAACAGGATCCAGGCGAGGGTGAGTGGCAGGATATCCACACGAGGTCTCACGGGGAGAGCGTACAGGCAGGGCACAGCCGAGGTGCAGGTGACTGgatcacctgagcacaaaacacagtaACAGGTCAGGTAGCTGAGCACAAAATGATATATACTGTTTAGCCATGTGGTCTTGATTGCATGATTGAACACACCTTTGCTCAATTAGAGAAGCTGGATGGACCTGTCAGCCACACCCTGGAGTGATGCCTCACGACTAAACAGACGAGAGAACAGACgagacaagaggaagagaaaacaaaggagcacaaaagggaaaaagggagaggagactgcagatctcaAAACATCTATTGACACTAATGCTATATTTTAGTTCGTCCTCGTTCCATACATTGttggaaagctaagattctCGTCAATCACAACAGCAGTTGTAATAGTTGCAGTATCAGCAGTATCTCAGCAGCACCTTGACGAGGTCCATGAGCAGTGAGGACTTGAACATCCCATCCAGCCTCATGTTG
Encoded here:
- the LOC121607302 gene encoding uncharacterized protein LOC121607302 translates to MLNRFILSILLQGLILFLLGPACDASSLGLTVHAVPLDSDDGRTVVAHFTAIAPSPCPSLSGLCAAEDVDCMVHTTSLPFSGTKPDPGWCVRQWYKTVPSNYSDIISLGSDTEMYVSMNAGPKVRENSGRLNQPPYVALPPPLRARVNCPHHVHLSAKDLDGDKVRCRFARPEDDECMNCTEHSFIELDEEKCMLTFTGKAPAGQYFIHLMAEDLVPVPKMRDVTDHTPLSAVPVHLSLTVEESSSSCTDEPVAIGETPTEDSTMFVLPYEEVKFNINYMSELESVTEVAVVGPPELYRVGFNTVGPLAMMTMAWIRAENQLASLLPICFAVNTNNLQSEPRCVWLYQREMKTLPAGTELTCNDTEMTLVLPVASLIDIDLAELQLNSPTCPINYNDTYLTAHISLNGCGTKTVHAGSELVYTNTLQTVHTSIIRRVPSLTLPLACRIPGAQVKGPQYQISIPTEKETFGNVDFWIEVHLPGEGPLSKFTKFPKFRTLPVSPGRLRREAKLAKSESSDTSINTRDEVGSRLENLDLHLMSNCSIDRAELLVSNCIESETEDFAESHPILDQGCTASNDTLEIITTESTSKIYRLDLSNVQTQGSTMYIRCTVNLCISTLPSQECPDLCTRSLNQRSVVSSLFTKSYTISSGPVSLVVTTPAPKATVTPTPATTVAQTTDRAPEQASAMAAGVILATISILLQNVFLH